In Chthoniobacterales bacterium, one DNA window encodes the following:
- a CDS encoding autotransporter-associated beta strand repeat-containing protein — protein sequence MKSSSPNSFPALALAVTAALALGHSAQAANTADTYTGSVTGNVTTGSNWSLGTAPLVTNDAVFNNGTGIRNFGTGASPANLTVGSFNVTPNSGTYTLRNDTSGATNVTLTLGGAGNLGNGISSTFGTGSSSDLIFAAYGSTFNLTGTNGGGGTGVLGIALAESGNFNIAGTSAISSIITGAFGLTKTGAGTLTLSATNTFSGGLNISSGTVDIGTNNAVLGGTSGTAGAVTLNGGALQITQSQTDTHVITVGSNGGVLRILAAGNVQTYNLGVAGDLTGSGTLTVTGDRGIGINVGGNASKYNSVLVMGNANSGYTGNMVFQSGGTAEITNAGAVGTGGTFTLNDQGQISLGVSLAKDITVNNGGILGFNVNNVTYSGAITLNGAANARLQYWYTNTAATGETIGAMSGSGSLSVTSGNTSGGTLALNGTNTFTGGLTVAASTVSITGNSTGMTGPININSASLYNGVGAGTLTLNGNTGSLSSTATVNINGGTFNYQGATAGSTLDATAYTFGGGDRNYQSTYGTSGNTSLSLANSTRTAGTTNNYSTSGGTNGTTNKITFTSAPGTGALIDKGDYFGGTSYAAYDATNSAVRAYGSGDTNYSAQAASSTGFVGTTAASNVDVTGAITNQTTTQINTLRLGTTNAVTMTAANTLTVDGILKSGGNAATITGGSGIQASSGGEMVIRTNASGDTLTISTVILDNSTSSLTKSGLGTLNLNSVNTYAGGTTLNAGVIVLGNNSGLGTGTLTMNGGVLQMNAKTISNNIAVGANASAMIDNTGNNSTLNGNISGSGTLTIGNSSGNNLSAFLGGSNYSGFTGTLNYFTSGNVVNIFAPGSTLDLSNAAVNFLNPGNVTNSAFKTNGSFATKFGSLSGYGYIEDNGTVEIGNLNTNTNFWGIISLAGGVTKVGTGTLTLSGANSYSGGTTVKNGTLVLGYGGSLSASTTLTIGDSATNTNGTFQLGDSLNAVNTTVTSLATAGTGTSNAIVGGNVNVSTLNVNNGGAVTYGGKLGGAGTNQNNLALLKTNSGQLTLSGSNTYSGGTTVNAGTLSAANNNALGSGALNLNGATLNNAGAGSDITLTNNIALTGANSIQPGTNKNLTISGGISGSGSLTMGNDSNNVSIFFGGTNSMTSGTITLANNTNAVRISSTNAGNANVAWVFNNTGVNRDTLDFGTGTISFGSMTGAGILQNNTAGGVTQTISAGALGTTDTFSGAIKDSSTGNGSGTIAFTKVGTGTMSLTGANTYAGGTTVKNGTLVLGTGGSLSTSNTLTLGDSSTNANGIFQLGNGGGAVNTTVTSLAKAGTGTLNAVVGGDAAVSTLTVNNGGAVSYSGKLGGAGTNQNNLALTKTGAGTLTLSSSNTYTGGTTVTTGIVNFGNASAFGTGSITLNGGTIQAGGGFTLANNIVVSASSVIDMVGNNTAFNGNLSGSSAVSFTDSGLASTATLSGNNSGFSGTFTMSGNGNGNAVDFTSANAGSASAAWVFNDAAVDRVRIKIAGGGTINFGSLAGSGQMQNDTSATTSTISVGALGTSTTFSGTMKDNGTGIIALTKVGSGMLTLTGANAYTGTTTVSGGTLNAAAANALQSTSAITVSTGGTLLISNNASTNHVNNSATINLNGGTLAIDPAQEGVAATKTGGTVTGTSTVGLGALTLSANSTLDFDSASNGNLLVFATGFTDAGNAFKLNITNWTNANFNGTTNSGQSTDDRLVFNQDMSSFITAGDITFDGSAVGVTQIQLDSGFYEIGVAPVPEPSTWVGAGLITGLAGWSQRRRLANAKLS from the coding sequence ATGAAATCCTCCTCCCCAAATTCATTCCCAGCCCTCGCCCTCGCTGTTACTGCGGCCCTCGCCCTCGGTCACTCTGCGCAGGCGGCGAATACTGCCGATACCTACACCGGCAGCGTGACGGGCAACGTGACCACTGGTTCGAACTGGAGTCTCGGCACTGCGCCCCTCGTAACCAACGATGCTGTTTTTAACAACGGCACGGGCATCCGCAATTTCGGCACTGGCGCTTCACCGGCCAACCTCACCGTGGGTTCCTTCAACGTCACGCCGAACAGCGGCACCTATACGCTTCGCAATGATACGAGCGGCGCGACAAACGTGACTTTGACACTCGGCGGCGCTGGTAATCTCGGCAACGGCATTTCCAGCACCTTTGGGACTGGATCTTCGTCGGATCTGATCTTTGCGGCATACGGGTCCACATTCAACCTGACCGGCACCAACGGCGGGGGCGGCACAGGTGTGTTGGGTATTGCGTTGGCCGAATCGGGCAACTTCAATATCGCCGGGACCTCTGCGATTTCGTCCATCATCACCGGAGCATTTGGCCTCACGAAAACCGGTGCGGGCACGTTGACGCTTTCCGCGACGAACACCTTCTCGGGCGGGCTTAACATCTCATCCGGCACGGTTGATATCGGCACGAACAACGCGGTTCTCGGCGGAACTTCCGGCACTGCAGGTGCGGTGACGCTCAATGGCGGCGCTTTGCAGATTACGCAGTCCCAGACAGACACCCACGTGATTACGGTCGGCTCTAATGGAGGTGTGCTGAGAATCCTGGCAGCGGGTAACGTGCAGACATACAATCTGGGAGTTGCGGGCGACCTGACTGGCTCCGGCACGTTAACTGTCACCGGCGATCGCGGTATCGGCATCAACGTTGGCGGCAACGCCTCGAAATACAACAGCGTTCTCGTGATGGGCAATGCGAACAGCGGCTACACCGGGAACATGGTTTTTCAAAGCGGCGGCACCGCGGAGATTACCAATGCCGGCGCAGTGGGAACCGGCGGCACCTTTACGTTAAACGATCAGGGCCAGATTTCTCTGGGCGTCAGTCTGGCGAAAGACATCACGGTGAATAACGGCGGTATTCTCGGCTTCAACGTAAACAACGTTACTTACTCTGGAGCGATCACATTAAATGGAGCTGCCAATGCTCGTTTGCAGTATTGGTATACCAACACGGCTGCAACCGGCGAGACGATCGGTGCGATGTCCGGCAGTGGAAGCTTGTCGGTGACTTCCGGCAACACTTCGGGCGGAACTCTGGCTCTCAACGGCACAAATACGTTCACCGGCGGCCTCACGGTCGCGGCATCGACGGTGTCCATCACGGGCAACTCGACCGGGATGACAGGCCCCATTAACATCAATTCGGCTTCCCTTTACAATGGGGTCGGAGCCGGGACTTTGACCCTGAACGGCAACACTGGTTCCCTCTCCTCGACTGCGACGGTCAATATCAATGGCGGCACGTTCAATTATCAAGGCGCTACTGCGGGGAGCACTCTCGACGCGACCGCCTACACCTTTGGCGGTGGCGATCGCAACTACCAGTCCACCTATGGCACCAGCGGCAACACCAGCCTGAGCCTCGCCAATTCGACGCGCACGGCTGGCACGACCAATAACTATTCGACGAGCGGCGGGACGAACGGCACGACCAACAAGATTACCTTCACGTCCGCTCCTGGAACGGGAGCTTTGATCGACAAGGGCGACTACTTCGGCGGCACCAGCTATGCCGCTTATGACGCTACTAATAGCGCCGTCCGCGCCTACGGCAGCGGTGATACGAATTATTCTGCCCAGGCGGCAAGTTCAACCGGATTTGTCGGGACTACTGCTGCGAGCAACGTGGATGTGACCGGAGCTATCACCAACCAGACCACGACTCAGATCAATACCCTCCGCCTCGGCACCACGAATGCCGTCACCATGACGGCCGCCAATACGCTCACCGTGGATGGCATCCTCAAATCGGGCGGCAATGCAGCAACCATCACCGGCGGCAGTGGCATCCAAGCTTCGAGCGGCGGTGAAATGGTGATTCGCACAAACGCTTCGGGTGACACTCTGACGATCAGCACGGTGATTCTGGACAACAGCACGAGCTCGCTCACCAAGTCCGGTCTCGGAACACTGAACCTGAACTCCGTGAACACTTACGCTGGCGGCACGACACTTAATGCGGGCGTGATCGTCTTGGGCAACAACAGTGGGCTCGGCACCGGCACGCTCACGATGAACGGTGGTGTGCTTCAGATGAATGCCAAGACGATCTCGAACAATATTGCCGTTGGGGCGAACGCCTCCGCGATGATTGATAACACGGGCAACAACTCAACGCTGAATGGAAATATCAGCGGCTCTGGAACCCTGACCATCGGGAACTCCAGCGGCAACAACCTGTCGGCTTTCCTCGGCGGTTCGAACTACAGCGGATTCACCGGCACGCTGAATTACTTCACGAGCGGTAATGTTGTGAACATCTTCGCCCCCGGCTCGACCTTAGATCTTTCCAACGCGGCAGTTAACTTCCTCAATCCGGGGAATGTCACGAATTCTGCCTTCAAGACCAATGGGAGTTTCGCCACGAAATTCGGTTCGCTGAGTGGCTATGGTTATATTGAAGACAACGGCACGGTTGAAATCGGCAATCTGAACACCAACACGAACTTCTGGGGAATTATCTCACTCGCGGGCGGCGTCACGAAAGTCGGCACCGGCACGCTGACCCTCAGCGGCGCGAATAGCTACTCGGGTGGCACGACGGTCAAGAACGGCACACTGGTGCTCGGCTATGGCGGCAGTCTTTCGGCAAGCACTACGTTGACCATCGGTGATTCCGCGACGAACACCAATGGCACCTTCCAGCTCGGCGACAGTCTGAACGCGGTCAACACCACGGTGACCAGTCTCGCGACCGCCGGCACGGGCACGTCCAACGCAATCGTAGGCGGCAACGTGAACGTCTCTACCTTGAACGTGAATAACGGCGGCGCTGTCACCTACGGCGGCAAACTCGGCGGCGCGGGCACCAACCAGAACAACCTGGCGCTACTGAAGACGAACAGCGGCCAGCTCACGCTTTCCGGCAGCAATACCTATAGCGGCGGAACGACGGTCAACGCGGGAACTCTGTCAGCGGCCAACAACAATGCATTGGGCAGCGGTGCACTGAATCTGAATGGCGCCACATTGAACAACGCGGGGGCGGGCAGCGACATCACGCTGACGAACAACATCGCGCTCACTGGAGCGAACAGCATCCAGCCAGGCACTAACAAGAACCTGACGATCAGCGGCGGTATCTCCGGCAGCGGTTCGCTGACGATGGGCAACGATAGCAACAACGTTTCTATCTTTTTTGGCGGCACCAACAGCATGACCAGCGGCACCATTACCCTGGCCAACAATACCAACGCGGTTCGCATCTCCAGCACCAACGCGGGCAATGCCAATGTTGCGTGGGTCTTCAATAACACAGGCGTCAATAGAGACACGCTGGATTTCGGCACGGGGACCATCTCCTTCGGTTCGATGACTGGCGCTGGCATTCTTCAGAACAACACGGCGGGCGGCGTGACTCAAACGATCTCAGCCGGTGCCTTGGGAACCACTGATACATTCAGCGGTGCGATCAAAGATTCGAGCACGGGGAACGGCAGCGGCACGATCGCATTCACCAAAGTCGGCACCGGCACGATGAGCCTTACTGGCGCGAACACCTACGCTGGTGGCACGACGGTTAAGAACGGCACGCTGGTGCTAGGAACAGGCGGCAGCCTTTCCACCAGCAACACGCTGACGCTGGGTGATTCCTCAACAAACGCCAACGGCATCTTCCAGTTGGGCAATGGCGGTGGAGCGGTCAATACCACCGTCACCAGCCTCGCGAAGGCAGGCACCGGAACGTTGAATGCCGTGGTCGGTGGCGACGCGGCAGTCTCGACGCTGACGGTCAACAACGGCGGCGCGGTCAGCTACAGCGGCAAACTCGGCGGCGCAGGCACCAACCAAAACAACCTTGCGCTCACCAAGACTGGCGCGGGAACGTTGACGCTCTCCAGCAGCAACACCTACACCGGCGGCACTACGGTCACTACGGGCATCGTTAACTTCGGCAACGCCTCGGCATTTGGCACAGGATCGATCACGCTCAATGGCGGCACGATCCAGGCTGGAGGAGGCTTTACCCTCGCCAATAACATTGTGGTCTCCGCCAGCTCGGTGATCGACATGGTTGGCAACAATACTGCGTTCAACGGCAACCTCAGCGGTTCGTCGGCGGTGAGCTTTACCGACAGCGGCCTCGCTTCCACAGCTACCTTAAGCGGAAACAACAGCGGCTTCAGTGGAACATTCACCATGAGCGGCAACGGCAATGGTAACGCGGTCGATTTCACCTCAGCCAACGCGGGCAGCGCCAGTGCGGCATGGGTATTCAATGATGCCGCTGTTGATCGCGTGCGAATCAAGATCGCCGGCGGCGGCACCATCAACTTCGGATCGCTGGCGGGAAGCGGGCAGATGCAAAACGATACGTCCGCAACGACATCGACAATCAGCGTGGGTGCCCTCGGCACTAGTACGACGTTTAGCGGCACGATGAAAGACAACGGCACGGGCATAATTGCTCTCACGAAGGTAGGTTCTGGCATGCTGACGCTCACCGGAGCAAATGCCTACACCGGCACCACTACGGTGAGCGGCGGCACATTGAACGCGGCAGCCGCGAATGCGTTGCAATCGACCTCAGCAATTACAGTAAGCACCGGGGGCACATTGCTCATCAGCAACAATGCCAGCACCAATCACGTAAACAATTCGGCTACCATCAACCTCAATGGCGGCACCCTTGCCATTGATCCTGCTCAGGAGGGTGTGGCTGCCACGAAGACTGGCGGCACTGTCACCGGAACCAGCACTGTGGGACTCGGGGCGCTGACCCTGAGCGCAAATTCGACGCTCGACTTCGACAGCGCCAGCAATGGCAACCTGCTGGTCTTCGCCACCGGGTTCACGGACGCGGGCAACGCGTTCAAGTTGAACATCACCAACTGGACCAATGCGAACTTCAACGGCACGACGAACTCGGGCCAGAGCACCGACGACCGGCTGGTCTTCAACCAAGACATGTCTTCATTCATTACGGCTGGCGACATCACGTTTGACGGATCGGCAGTCGGCGTGACCCAGATCCAATTGGACAGTGGCTTCTACGAAATCGGTGTCGCGCCTGTTCCCGAGCCTTCCACTTGGGTGGGTGCTGGTCTGATCACCGGACTGGCGGGCTGGAGCCAGCGCCGCCGACTGGCGAATGCCAAGCTCTCGTAA